TCTCTGGAGATTACCTCTTCATTTGCAAGAATTTCGAAGGTTTCTCTACAAGTAGAAGGTTTTTTAAATTCCTTATCAGCTATTATGTAGGTTGCAATATCTATTGATGCCTGGACACTTACTAACATAGCATGCAATACCATATTCCTCTTATCCCTATCCTTTTTAAGCTCCTCAATTGAAATATTTTGATATCTTTTCCAATCCTTTAACGCTTCATCCAACTCTCTTAAATGAGATAGCAACTTCATTCTAAACCCTCGCTAAAAATTTTCTGTCTAA
The genomic region above belongs to Candidatus Thermoplasmatota archaeon and contains:
- a CDS encoding DUF86 domain-containing protein, which codes for MKLLSHLRELDEALKDWKRYQNISIEELKKDRDKRNMVLHAMLVSVQASIDIATYIIADKEFKKPSTCRETFEILANEEVISRELADKLADLAGFRNILVHIYWGLDIDEVYSILRKDLGTLETFKKVAKELLGEAKI